One Chloroflexota bacterium genomic window carries:
- the gmd gene encoding GDP-mannose 4,6-dehydratase: MKTALITGITGQDGSYLAEFLLAQGYRVVGMVRRSSTINFDRIKHIQNDIELAQGDLLDQMSIVDILREYQPGEVYNLAAQSFVPTSWKQPVLTGEFTAIGVTRMLEAIRTTNPAIRFYQASSSEMFGKVMEVPQRETTPFYPRSPYGVAKVYGHWITVNYRESYNLFACSGILFNHESPRRGLEFVTHKVTHGVARIKLGKAKELKLGNLESRRDWGYAGDYVQAMWRMLQQEKPDDFVVATGETHSVQELCEVAFGRAGLDWHDYVTQDQKYFRPAEVDLLVGDPARAGKALGWEPSVSFKQLIEMMVDEDIKAIQEGREV; encoded by the coding sequence ATGAAAACAGCATTGATCACCGGCATCACCGGCCAGGACGGCTCCTACCTGGCCGAGTTTCTCCTGGCGCAGGGCTATCGCGTCGTCGGCATGGTGCGCCGTTCCTCCACTATTAACTTTGATCGCATCAAGCACATCCAGAACGATATTGAACTGGCGCAGGGCGACCTGCTCGATCAAATGTCCATCGTGGACATCTTGCGTGAGTATCAACCAGGCGAGGTTTATAACCTGGCGGCCCAATCGTTCGTCCCCACGTCGTGGAAGCAACCCGTCCTCACCGGCGAGTTCACCGCCATCGGCGTCACCCGCATGTTGGAAGCCATCCGCACCACCAACCCGGCCATCCGGTTTTATCAGGCCTCATCGTCGGAGATGTTCGGCAAGGTGATGGAAGTGCCGCAACGCGAGACCACGCCGTTCTACCCGCGCTCGCCTTACGGCGTGGCTAAAGTTTACGGCCATTGGATCACCGTCAACTACCGCGAGAGCTACAACCTCTTCGCCTGCTCCGGCATCCTCTTCAACCACGAAAGCCCCAGACGAGGCCTTGAATTTGTCACCCACAAAGTCACGCACGGCGTGGCCCGGATCAAACTTGGCAAAGCCAAAGAGCTTAAGTTGGGCAACCTGGAATCGCGCCGCGATTGGGGCTATGCCGGCGATTACGTGCAAGCCATGTGGCGCATGTTGCAACAGGAGAAGCCGGATGACTTCGTCGTCGCCACCGGCGAGACGCATTCGGTGCAGGAGTTGTGCGAAGTGGCCTTCGGGCGCGCCGGCCTTGACTGGCATGACTATGTAACGCAGGATCAAAAATACTTCCGCCCCGCCGAAGTTGATCTCCTCGTCGGCGACCCGGCCAGGGCCGGCAAGGCGCTGGGCTG
- a CDS encoding GDP-mannose 4,6-dehydratase, whose product MRILITGVTGFAGSHLADHLLAQSGVEVWGASNRPDCPPYLDRRVRLTQIDLCNPASVDELLDRLRPDQIYHLAGQAFVPQSWADPWDTMENNIRPQLNLIQSCLRLNLKQARILSVCSNEEYGRLNLDELPARETTPFRADSPYGVSKIAQDFLAQAYHLSHGLHIIRVRPFNHIGPRQNPRFVAADFASQIAAIERGLQPPVIRVGNLKAERDFTDVRDVVRGYAAVLDQGRPGEVYNIASGRPRPVQAVLDGLLALSTASIAVEVDPAKFRPSDTPRQQGDATKMMAATGWAPAIPFERSLKDLLTYERERLS is encoded by the coding sequence TTGCGGATTCTAATCACCGGGGTTACTGGTTTTGCCGGCAGTCATCTGGCCGATCACCTTCTGGCTCAGTCGGGCGTTGAAGTGTGGGGCGCGTCGAACCGCCCCGACTGCCCGCCTTACCTTGATCGGCGAGTCCGGTTAACGCAAATCGATCTCTGCAACCCGGCCAGCGTTGACGAGTTGTTGGACCGCCTCAGGCCCGACCAAATTTACCATTTGGCCGGGCAGGCCTTTGTGCCGCAAAGCTGGGCCGACCCCTGGGACACGATGGAGAACAACATCCGTCCGCAACTCAACCTCATCCAATCGTGCCTGCGCCTCAACCTAAAGCAGGCGCGCATCCTTTCCGTTTGCTCCAACGAAGAATATGGCCGCCTGAACCTGGACGAACTGCCCGCGCGCGAGACCACACCTTTCCGCGCTGACAGCCCTTACGGCGTGAGCAAGATTGCGCAAGACTTTCTGGCGCAGGCCTACCACCTGAGTCACGGCTTGCATATCATCCGGGTGCGCCCCTTCAACCATATTGGCCCGCGCCAGAACCCGCGCTTTGTGGCCGCCGACTTCGCCAGCCAGATCGCCGCCATCGAGCGCGGTCTGCAGCCGCCCGTCATTCGCGTCGGCAACCTCAAAGCCGAGCGTGACTTCACCGACGTTCGTGACGTGGTGCGCGGCTACGCCGCCGTTTTAGACCAGGGCCGGCCCGGCGAAGTTTATAACATTGCTTCCGGCCGGCCCCGGCCTGTGCAAGCTGTGTTGGATGGATTACTGGCGCTCTCCACGGCCTCAATTGCGGTTGAGGTAGACCCGGCCAAATTTCGCCCGTCGGACACCCCCCGCCAGCAGGGCGATGCGACTAAGATGATGGCCGCCACTGGCTGGGCGCCCGCCATTCCCTTTGAACGATCACTGAAAGATTTGCTAACCTACGAAAGAGAACGCCTCTCATGA
- a CDS encoding alkaline phosphatase family protein, whose translation MPLVALIMIDGLRPDAVTHCPTLSGVFERGAYTLRASSVMPSITLPCHMSIFHSVPPSRHGVTTNTWSPMARPLPGLVEAAQAAGKRCGFVYNWEPLRNLSQPLSLHASSFRDVPYDLSSGDAFVAREAIRMMADVALDFIFVYFGTVDTSGHNHGWMSAEYLKQAEKVDGLLASVLKAMPAEAHVLIQSDHGGHDRNHGTDSPDDMTIPWVVAGPGVRGNYQLAGPISLLDTAPTLARLLGFAPHAQWEGQCVAEAFAQV comes from the coding sequence ATGCCTCTTGTTGCTTTGATCATGATTGACGGCCTCCGGCCCGACGCGGTAACTCATTGCCCGACGTTGAGCGGCGTGTTCGAGCGGGGCGCTTACACGTTGCGGGCCTCGAGTGTGATGCCATCTATTACGCTCCCATGTCACATGTCCATTTTTCACAGTGTGCCGCCGTCCCGGCACGGCGTCACCACCAACACCTGGTCGCCGATGGCGCGGCCACTGCCGGGGCTGGTGGAAGCGGCCCAGGCGGCAGGCAAGCGTTGCGGCTTCGTTTACAACTGGGAGCCGTTGCGTAACCTGAGCCAGCCGCTGAGTTTGCACGCCTCCAGTTTTCGCGACGTGCCCTACGATCTTTCTTCCGGCGACGCATTTGTAGCCCGGGAAGCGATCCGGATGATGGCAGATGTTGCGCTTGATTTCATCTTCGTCTACTTTGGCACGGTGGACACGAGCGGCCATAATCATGGCTGGATGTCGGCTGAATACTTGAAGCAGGCCGAAAAGGTAGATGGCCTGCTCGCCTCAGTTTTGAAAGCGATGCCCGCCGAGGCGCATGTGTTGATCCAGAGCGATCACGGCGGCCACGACCGCAATCACGGCACTGACTCGCCGGATGACATGACCATTCCCTGGGTCGTGGCCGGGCCGGGCGTCCGAGGCAATTATCAACTGGCCGGGCCGATCAGTTTGCTCGACACTGCGCCCACCCTGGCCCGCTTGCTGGGCTTCGCGCCTCACGCGCAGTGGGAGGGGCAGTGCGTGGCTGAGGCATTCGCTCAGGTATAA
- a CDS encoding S1 RNA-binding domain-containing protein, whose amino-acid sequence MSDDVATTDPIKIADLRPKTQLQGKIKKIELFGAFVDVGAEKDGLLHISQLRKERTNRVEDVVAVGQDVTVWVRKTDANTGRIDLTLIEPLKLDWDEIKTGMIVKGKVNKLEKFGAFVDIGAERSAFIHVREMMSGHVDDPAEVVKMAQEVEAKVIAVDRKKRRIDLSLKALDDFTPEDDEPDEKPLTAMEQALRQAMKGERGDAESRRRKKNKSERPEFEELFERTRQQHVPNK is encoded by the coding sequence GTGAGTGATGATGTTGCGACGACCGATCCCATCAAAATAGCCGACTTGCGCCCCAAGACCCAGCTACAGGGCAAAATCAAAAAGATCGAACTCTTCGGCGCGTTCGTGGACGTGGGCGCTGAAAAAGACGGCCTGCTTCACATTTCGCAACTGCGAAAAGAGCGAACCAACCGGGTGGAGGACGTGGTGGCCGTCGGCCAGGACGTCACCGTTTGGGTGCGCAAGACCGACGCCAACACAGGCCGTATTGACCTGACTCTGATTGAGCCCCTCAAGCTCGACTGGGACGAGATCAAAACCGGCATGATCGTCAAAGGCAAGGTCAACAAACTTGAGAAGTTCGGCGCGTTCGTGGACATTGGCGCTGAACGCTCGGCCTTCATTCATGTGCGCGAGATGATGAGCGGCCACGTGGACGACCCGGCTGAAGTGGTAAAAATGGCTCAGGAAGTGGAAGCCAAAGTGATCGCCGTTGACCGCAAGAAGCGCCGGATTGATTTGAGCCTCAAGGCGCTGGACGACTTTACGCCGGAAGATGACGAGCCTGATGAGAAGCCGTTGACGGCCATGGAACAGGCCCTGCGCCAGGCCATGAAGGGCGAGCGCGGCGACGCCGAAAGCAGGCGGCGTAAGAAAAACAAGAGCGAGCGCCCCGAATTTGAAGAACTCTTTGAGCGCACCCGCCAGCAACACGTGCCGAACAAGTAG
- a CDS encoding vitamin K epoxide reductase family protein, protein MKTSAIKNQENTGASLTTWLNRVAIGLAVIGALDSLYLGWLKITGTTAQCGGIGDCESVNNSIYAEINGFPIAFLGLGAYLLILGILLVEGRLRSGADWPVMSLFGLSLVGTLYSVYLTYIEVAVLRAICPYCVVSAIAVTLLLVVSIIRLRQHLA, encoded by the coding sequence ATGAAAACGAGTGCTATCAAAAATCAAGAAAACACGGGAGCGTCGCTCACCACCTGGTTGAACCGGGTCGCCATCGGGCTGGCCGTCATCGGCGCACTGGACTCGCTCTACCTGGGATGGCTCAAGATCACCGGCACCACCGCCCAATGCGGCGGCATAGGCGATTGCGAGTCGGTCAACAACAGCATCTATGCCGAGATCAACGGCTTCCCCATCGCCTTTTTGGGCCTGGGCGCTTATCTGCTCATTCTCGGTATTTTGCTCGTCGAAGGGCGGCTAAGGTCGGGCGCCGACTGGCCGGTCATGAGTCTCTTCGGCCTCAGTCTGGTCGGCACGCTCTATTCCGTTTACCTGACTTATATTGAAGTTGCGGTGCTTCGAGCCATTTGCCCGTATTGCGTAGTATCGGCAATTGCCGTCACCTTGTTGCTGGTAGTCTCGATCATCCGGCTCCGGCAACATCTTGCCTGA
- a CDS encoding molybdopterin molybdotransferase MoeA — protein sequence MLSVLDALTRILSHFQALDSEAIPSESAVGRVLAESICATLDLPPFPNSSMDGYAVRAADVRAATSQSPAKLTVIGDVPAGVLPTLEVSPGAAARIMTGAHLPTGADAVIPIEATDDQHSSLGGPLPASVQIMKAVEAGAFVRQTGEDVRTGDEVLSSGTLLRPYDLGVLAALGLTRIRVIRRPRVAILSTGDELVNITETPGPGQIRNVNSLTLAALVKKYGGEPTLLGVAPDNLEAVLGKLHLALEQKADVIISSAGVSVGAYDVVKTAVEREGALEFWKVNMRPGKPLAFGRVRNVPFFGLPGNPVSAIVGFELFVRPAILKLGGHSRLEKPTVKARLAEPFYSDGRESYLRATVTREDGVYVARSAGRQGSNIISALTRANALLVMAEGLTEALVGDTLPTLMLDWPEEVL from the coding sequence ATGCTCTCTGTACTCGACGCGCTCACTCGGATCCTGTCTCACTTTCAAGCACTCGACTCCGAAGCGATTCCTTCAGAGAGCGCCGTCGGAAGAGTGTTGGCCGAATCGATCTGCGCTACACTCGACTTACCGCCCTTTCCCAATTCAAGCATGGATGGTTACGCTGTGCGCGCCGCCGACGTGCGCGCGGCCACGAGCCAGTCGCCCGCCAAGTTGACCGTTATCGGCGATGTCCCGGCGGGCGTCTTGCCGACGCTGGAAGTGTCCCCCGGCGCCGCGGCTCGAATTATGACGGGCGCTCATCTGCCAACTGGCGCGGACGCCGTCATCCCCATTGAAGCCACCGACGACCAACACTCATCTCTTGGCGGGCCATTACCTGCCAGTGTTCAGATCATGAAGGCCGTCGAGGCCGGGGCGTTCGTGCGCCAAACCGGCGAAGATGTGCGGACGGGCGACGAAGTGCTTTCGTCGGGAACGTTGTTGCGGCCTTACGATCTGGGGGTGCTGGCCGCGCTGGGACTCACCCGAATCCGGGTGATACGCCGCCCGCGCGTTGCCATCCTGTCAACCGGCGACGAGCTGGTGAACATTACGGAGACGCCCGGCCCGGGTCAGATTCGCAACGTCAACAGCCTCACCCTGGCCGCGCTGGTGAAGAAATATGGGGGCGAGCCGACTCTGTTGGGAGTTGCCCCCGACAATCTCGAAGCGGTGCTGGGCAAGCTTCATCTTGCCCTTGAACAAAAAGCGGATGTGATTATTTCCTCAGCCGGCGTCTCGGTCGGGGCGTACGATGTGGTCAAAACAGCGGTGGAGCGCGAGGGGGCGCTGGAGTTCTGGAAGGTGAACATGCGGCCCGGCAAACCATTGGCCTTTGGCCGGGTTCGAAATGTTCCGTTCTTTGGCCTGCCGGGCAACCCGGTGTCGGCCATTGTGGGCTTCGAGCTTTTTGTGCGCCCGGCCATTTTGAAACTGGGCGGCCATTCGCGGCTGGAGAAACCGACGGTGAAGGCCAGACTGGCCGAGCCGTTTTATTCGGATGGACGTGAAAGTTACTTGCGGGCAACCGTCACCCGCGAAGACGGCGTTTACGTGGCCCGGAGCGCGGGCCGGCAAGGCTCGAACATCATCTCGGCTCTCACCCGCGCCAACGCTCTGCTGGTCATGGCCGAGGGTCTCACCGAAGCTCTGGTCGGCGACACCTTGCCAACTTTGATGCTCGATTGGCCGGAGGAAGTTTTATAG
- a CDS encoding response regulator — MADDKLVLSIEDDPDIASLIRLVLRHAPLTLIHASSGIEAWPLLENQIPDLILLDMMLPGITGLDFLAQMRQNPKYAAIPVMIISVQADTAYRNRAQALGVVRYLLKPFSPAILRQEIQQALKISWPESGRLSGLPPSNV; from the coding sequence ATGGCCGACGACAAATTAGTGTTGAGCATTGAAGACGATCCAGACATCGCCAGTTTAATCCGCCTGGTTCTGCGCCACGCGCCGCTAACGCTGATCCACGCCTCGAGCGGCATCGAGGCCTGGCCCCTGCTCGAAAACCAGATCCCCGATCTGATATTGCTCGACATGATGTTGCCGGGCATCACCGGGCTGGACTTCCTGGCTCAGATGCGACAAAACCCCAAATACGCCGCCATCCCGGTGATGATCATCTCGGTTCAGGCCGACACTGCTTACCGGAACCGGGCCCAGGCCCTGGGCGTTGTGCGTTACCTGCTCAAGCCCTTCTCGCCCGCCATTCTGCGGCAGGAGATTCAACAGGCGCTCAAAATTTCCTGGCCGGAGTCGGGCCGGCTATCCGGGCTTCCACCGTCGAATGTCTAG
- a CDS encoding nuclear transport factor 2 family protein has product MSLNGKGFYTWQLKNCEGGNPEAIAAKAKAANLTHVLIQIADTTFAFGFDRNNRDQNPAVISALRNRGIQIWGWHYVKGNDPAGEARIAVQRCRELRVDGYIIDAESEYKAAGKAAAARAFMNEFRASLPRMPVALSSFRYPSFHKEFPWREFLEKCDLNMPQVYWEQAHNADAQLARSVSEFASTSLVGFVRPVIPTGSAYGTGGWRATPDDLRRFFQKAQDLGLTAANAYSWDWATSAGNTDLWDAVAQFDWPVDPGSAGSGGDVGADTGGDIVSRYFQALNNGDIDALVALYQPNAAHVTAQRTVVGSQAVRDFYSDLLFNRLAGGAFTLLNATGQDPSRMFTWSASSNSGRVVDGSDTLGLREGKIQYHYTRFNIA; this is encoded by the coding sequence ATGTCCCTCAACGGCAAAGGCTTTTACACCTGGCAACTCAAAAACTGCGAAGGCGGCAACCCCGAAGCCATCGCCGCCAAGGCCAAGGCGGCCAACCTCACCCACGTCCTGATCCAAATCGCCGACACCACATTTGCTTTCGGCTTCGACCGCAACAACCGCGATCAGAATCCGGCGGTGATCAGCGCCTTGCGGAATCGCGGCATTCAGATTTGGGGCTGGCACTACGTGAAGGGCAACGACCCGGCGGGCGAGGCGCGAATTGCAGTGCAGAGATGCCGCGAATTGAGGGTGGACGGTTACATCATTGACGCCGAGAGTGAATACAAGGCCGCCGGCAAGGCCGCCGCCGCCCGCGCCTTCATGAACGAATTTCGGGCCAGCCTGCCTCGGATGCCAGTGGCCCTCAGCTCGTTTCGCTATCCCTCGTTCCACAAAGAATTTCCCTGGCGCGAGTTTTTGGAGAAGTGCGACCTGAACATGCCGCAGGTTTATTGGGAGCAGGCGCACAACGCCGACGCCCAACTGGCCCGCAGCGTTTCCGAGTTCGCCAGCACTTCACTGGTGGGCTTTGTGCGCCCGGTGATTCCCACCGGCTCGGCCTACGGAACCGGCGGCTGGCGAGCCACGCCCGACGACCTCCGCCGCTTCTTTCAAAAGGCGCAAGACCTGGGCCTCACGGCGGCCAATGCTTATTCGTGGGATTGGGCAACCTCAGCCGGCAACACCGATTTATGGGACGCGGTAGCTCAGTTTGATTGGCCGGTTGATCCGGGTTCAGCCGGATCGGGTGGAGACGTGGGAGCCGACACTGGGGGGGATATTGTCTCTCGCTACTTCCAGGCCCTGAACAACGGCGACATTGACGCCCTGGTGGCGCTCTACCAGCCTAACGCCGCCCACGTCACCGCGCAACGCACCGTCGTCGGCTCACAAGCCGTTCGCGATTTTTACAGCGACCTGCTCTTCAACCGCCTCGCCGGGGGAGCCTTCACGCTTCTCAACGCCACCGGGCAAGACCCGTCGCGCATGTTCACCTGGTCGGCCTCCAGCAACAGTGGCCGGGTGGTGGATGGCAGTGATACGCTGGGGTTGCGAGAGGGCAAGATTCAGTATCATTACACAAGATTCAACATCGCTTGA
- a CDS encoding DUF72 domain-containing protein produces MAEWADHVAGWLAAGNDVFFFAHIPEDRDAPLLAREFHALVNERYALPPLPEWGDERGAQGSLFEM; encoded by the coding sequence TTGGCTGAGTGGGCTGATCATGTTGCCGGCTGGCTGGCGGCGGGCAATGATGTCTTCTTCTTCGCCCACATTCCCGAAGATCGCGATGCGCCTTTGCTGGCGCGCGAGTTTCATGCGCTGGTGAACGAACGCTACGCTCTGCCGCCCTTGCCAGAGTGGGGGGATGAGAGAGGGGCGCAGGGAAGTCTGTTTGAGATGTAG
- a CDS encoding DUF72 domain-containing protein: MPLYLGCPMWGLKLWVGNFFPAKAKQRDFLSLYSRRLNTVEGNTTFYSLPSAETADRWRDETPPGFKFCLKFPRAISHEKRLRNAEAETARFLDCLARLGDRCGPAFLQLPPTFGSQHLPSLISFLDTLSQNFRYAVEVRHPSFFES; encoded by the coding sequence ATGCCTCTCTATCTCGGTTGCCCGATGTGGGGACTCAAACTGTGGGTGGGCAACTTCTTTCCGGCCAAAGCCAAACAGCGCGACTTTCTCTCGCTCTACAGCCGTCGCCTGAACACGGTCGAGGGCAACACCACCTTTTATTCACTCCCCAGCGCCGAGACGGCTGACCGTTGGCGAGACGAGACTCCGCCGGGTTTCAAATTCTGCCTCAAGTTTCCAAGAGCCATCTCACACGAAAAACGCCTGCGGAACGCCGAGGCCGAGACGGCTCGATTCTTGGATTGCCTCGCTCGCTTGGGCGACCGTTGCGGCCCGGCCTTCCTCCAACTACCGCCGACATTCGGCAGTCAACATCTCCCTTCTCTCATCTCTTTTCTTGATACCCTGTCTCAGAATTTTCGTTACGCCGTCGAAGTCCGCCACCCCAGCTTCTTTGAATCGTGA
- the pepT gene encoding peptidase T, whose amino-acid sequence MAETVLDRFLRYAQIETTSNPNSKTTPSSECQWTLLRLLAAELEALGASNVQLLKHGYVLATIPATSKKKNLPAVAFFGHVDTAPDFYGKGVKPIVHRRWNGKPIVLPDDPTQIIDPAKYVEMKRYVGNDLVTASGTTLLGADDKAGVAVVMTLADHLLNHPEIEHGPIRICFNPDEEIGHGVDKLDLKELAADVAYTLDGENPGEVNWETFSANGAKLVIEGVSTHPGEGRKYKMVSALKLAARFITALPSENNSPETTDGRQGYIHPHDMVGNVAHAEVNFILRDHDDDLLAAKREQLRGLAKGLQAAEPRAKVKLSFTSQYRNMGYWLKENLLPVDLACEAMRLTGLTPSSPPTRGGTDGSRLTARGLPTPNLFCGGHNSHGPHEYVCMQDMELSVKMLVELAQLWAKKGAGYKARK is encoded by the coding sequence ATGGCTGAAACGGTGTTAGATCGATTCCTGCGTTACGCTCAAATAGAAACCACCAGCAACCCCAATTCCAAAACCACCCCTAGCTCCGAATGCCAATGGACGCTACTGCGATTGCTCGCCGCCGAGCTTGAAGCTCTGGGCGCGAGTAACGTGCAATTGTTGAAGCACGGCTACGTGCTGGCCACGATCCCGGCCACCTCTAAAAAGAAGAACCTGCCCGCCGTCGCCTTCTTCGGCCACGTGGACACTGCCCCCGATTTTTACGGCAAGGGTGTCAAACCCATCGTCCACCGCCGCTGGAATGGCAAACCCATCGTCCTGCCCGACGACCCGACTCAAATTATTGACCCGGCCAAGTATGTTGAGATGAAGCGATACGTGGGCAACGATCTGGTGACGGCCAGCGGCACGACCCTGCTCGGCGCAGACGACAAGGCCGGGGTCGCCGTCGTGATGACCCTGGCCGATCACCTGCTCAATCACCCGGAGATCGAACACGGCCCGATCCGCATTTGCTTCAACCCCGACGAAGAGATCGGCCACGGCGTGGACAAGCTTGATCTCAAAGAGTTGGCCGCCGACGTGGCTTACACCCTCGACGGCGAAAACCCCGGCGAGGTGAACTGGGAAACATTCTCGGCGAACGGGGCTAAACTCGTCATCGAAGGCGTGTCCACCCACCCCGGCGAGGGACGCAAATACAAAATGGTGAGCGCCCTCAAGCTGGCCGCCCGGTTTATCACCGCCCTGCCCAGCGAGAACAACAGCCCGGAAACCACCGACGGGCGGCAGGGCTACATTCACCCGCACGACATGGTTGGCAACGTAGCCCACGCCGAAGTCAACTTTATCTTGCGCGATCACGACGACGACCTGCTGGCGGCCAAGCGCGAACAACTGCGCGGGCTGGCCAAAGGTTTGCAGGCCGCCGAGCCGCGAGCTAAAGTCAAGTTGTCCTTCACCTCGCAGTATCGCAACATGGGCTACTGGCTCAAAGAAAACTTGTTGCCGGTTGATCTGGCTTGCGAAGCCATGCGCCTGACCGGCCTTACGCCCTCCAGCCCGCCCACACGCGGCGGCACCGACGGCTCGCGCCTGACGGCCCGCGGCCTGCCCACGCCCAACCTGTTCTGCGGCGGCCACAACTCGCACGGCCCGCACGAGTACGTTTGCATGCAGGATATGGAGCTCTCGGTGAAGATGCTGGTGGAACTGGCGCAGTTGTGGGCCAAAAAAGGGGCAGGCTACAAAGCCAGGAAATAG
- the hisE gene encoding phosphoribosyl-ATP diphosphatase — MSFLHTLQTIIQERKADPQPNSYTASLFAAGEDEIVKKVGEEAIEVILAVKGQGDERVLSETADLLYHLLVLLAQRGLTLEQVEAELEERHRQ; from the coding sequence ATGTCTTTTCTGCACACTCTACAAACGATTATTCAAGAACGAAAAGCCGATCCTCAGCCCAACTCGTACACGGCCAGCTTGTTTGCGGCAGGCGAGGACGAGATCGTAAAGAAGGTGGGCGAAGAGGCCATTGAAGTTATTCTGGCGGTGAAAGGGCAGGGCGATGAGCGCGTGCTCTCCGAAACTGCCGACCTGCTTTATCACTTGCTGGTGTTATTGGCGCAACGCGGTTTGACTCTCGAACAAGTGGAAGCCGAGTTGGAGGAAAGGCACAGGCAGTGA
- a CDS encoding glutamate-5-semialdehyde dehydrogenase: protein MLTEIGQRARAASRKLARATTEKKNTALLALADRLLANRADILAANARDVADGETAGLSPALLDRLTLNESRLDGIAADLRRVASLPDPVGQTFDEATLPNGLRVHKQRVPLGVMGVIYEARPNVTMDVAGLAIKTGNAAILRGGSETLNSNRALVAIIRQTLAEGGLPEDAIQFIDDPDRARVLELLSLHEYVDIIIPRGGNALHQFCRENSRIPVITGGIGICHLFVDESADLEAAIKVIHNAKTQRPSVCNALDTVLVHRAAADFLPDLVSALAADRVTFRAHESALPFLVQHYTGAYLRPNPETGEDELKYGSRVGPHLPPSVSPAGPGDFDIEWLSLVLGLKVVENLEEAITHIAAHSTSHSDGILTRNDDNANRFVAEVDSAAVYVNASTRFTDGGQLGLGAEVAVSTQRLHARGPMGLQELTTYKWVVIGDYHARE, encoded by the coding sequence ATGCTTACAGAAATAGGCCAACGCGCCCGCGCCGCTTCCCGCAAGCTGGCGCGGGCAACCACCGAAAAGAAAAACACCGCTCTGCTTGCCCTCGCGGACCGTTTGTTGGCGAACCGCGCCGACATTCTGGCCGCCAATGCCCGTGATGTGGCCGATGGCGAAACCGCCGGGCTGTCGCCGGCTCTGCTCGACCGCCTGACGCTGAACGAGTCTCGCCTTGACGGCATCGCCGCCGACTTGCGCCGGGTGGCCAGCCTGCCCGACCCCGTCGGCCAGACGTTCGACGAAGCGACTCTGCCCAACGGCTTACGTGTGCACAAACAGCGCGTGCCGCTCGGCGTGATGGGCGTTATTTATGAAGCGCGGCCCAACGTGACGATGGACGTAGCCGGGCTGGCGATCAAAACCGGCAACGCCGCAATTTTGCGCGGTGGGAGCGAAACGCTCAACTCCAACCGCGCCCTGGTCGCCATCATCCGCCAAACTTTAGCCGAAGGCGGCCTGCCCGAAGACGCCATCCAGTTCATTGACGATCCCGACCGCGCCCGCGTGCTAGAACTTCTCAGCTTGCATGAATATGTAGACATCATCATCCCCCGCGGCGGCAACGCCCTGCACCAGTTCTGCCGCGAGAACAGCCGTATTCCCGTCATCACCGGCGGCATTGGCATTTGCCACTTGTTCGTGGACGAAAGCGCCGACCTCGAGGCGGCGATCAAGGTGATCCACAACGCCAAGACTCAGCGGCCCAGCGTGTGCAACGCGCTCGACACGGTTCTCGTTCACCGGGCCGCCGCCGATTTTCTCCCGGACCTTGTCTCGGCCCTCGCCGCCGACAGGGTGACCTTTCGCGCCCACGAGTCGGCCCTGCCGTTTTTGGTTCAGCACTACACGGGCGCGTACTTGCGCCCCAACCCGGAGACGGGTGAAGATGAACTCAAGTATGGAAGCAGAGTCGGCCCGCACCTGCCGCCGTCGGTGTCCCCGGCAGGGCCGGGCGATTTCGACATCGAATGGTTGTCGCTGGTGCTCGGCCTCAAAGTCGTAGAGAATCTTGAAGAGGCCATCACCCACATCGCCGCCCACAGCACCAGTCACTCGGATGGGATTCTGACGCGGAATGACGACAATGCCAACCGCTTTGTGGCCGAAGTGGATTCGGCGGCGGTGTACGTCAACGCCAGCACGCGATTTACGGATGGCGGCCAGCTTGGCCTGGGCGCGGAAGTCGCCGTTTCCACCCAGCGCCTGCACGCGCGCGGCCCGATGGGCTTGCAGGAACTAACGACGTACAAATGGGTTGTTATTGGCGATTATCATGCGCGGGAGTGA